In Synechococcus sp. CB0101, a genomic segment contains:
- the malQ gene encoding 4-alpha-glucanotransferase has protein sequence MRRAGVLLHPTALPGSPVCGSFGAEAHRWLDLLADHGIKAWQLLPLAPPDSLGSPYSSPSSFALNAWLLDAELLVAEGLLEPADLSELPQGGDSARLDLVRADQRAEQLGAALLRRYPHWERAQRERFASWRDQQRTWLVDHCRFWVLRRRFNAQPWWQWPQPLACRQRSALRALDAEAQQPLLQEALVQWQLQEQWQLLLDHARERGIQVIGDVPFYVAHDSADVWSHRRLFSAAADGSLSQQSGVPPDYFSATGQLWGTPVYRWPLHRLTRFRWWIRRLQRQLSLVDLLRLDHFRALESAWCVPGGDHTAERGIWRPSPGASLLRRLSRRYRGRHLPLIAEDLGVITPAVEALRDRYGLPGMKILQFAFDGDPHNPYLPANYRGHNWCVYTGTHDNATCIGWWQQLSDDQRHQVEQLLGPVQAPGWQLLELAMASEADWAVVPLQDLLHLGDEARFNTPGTSSGNWLWRLSGSVDQITGPLKGFGELAQRHQR, from the coding sequence ATGCGCAGGGCCGGCGTTCTGCTTCACCCCACGGCACTGCCGGGCTCCCCGGTGTGCGGCAGTTTCGGTGCTGAGGCCCATCGCTGGCTCGACCTGCTGGCCGATCACGGCATCAAGGCCTGGCAGCTGTTGCCCCTGGCTCCTCCCGATTCGCTCGGTTCGCCCTACAGCTCCCCCAGCAGCTTCGCCCTCAACGCTTGGCTCCTCGATGCTGAGCTGCTGGTGGCAGAAGGGCTGCTGGAGCCGGCAGACCTGAGCGAGCTGCCCCAGGGCGGCGACTCGGCGCGGTTGGATCTGGTACGGGCCGACCAACGCGCCGAGCAGCTGGGCGCCGCCCTGCTCCGGCGTTACCCCCACTGGGAGCGGGCCCAGCGGGAGCGTTTCGCCAGCTGGCGCGATCAGCAGCGCACGTGGTTGGTGGATCACTGCCGGTTCTGGGTGCTGCGGCGGCGCTTTAACGCCCAACCGTGGTGGCAGTGGCCCCAGCCTCTGGCCTGCCGCCAGCGCTCAGCCCTGCGGGCTCTCGATGCTGAAGCGCAACAGCCGCTGTTGCAGGAAGCGCTGGTGCAGTGGCAGTTGCAGGAGCAGTGGCAGCTGCTCCTGGATCACGCCCGCGAGCGCGGCATTCAGGTGATCGGCGATGTGCCGTTCTATGTGGCGCATGACAGTGCGGATGTCTGGAGCCATCGCCGGCTGTTTTCGGCCGCAGCGGACGGCAGCTTGAGCCAGCAGAGCGGTGTTCCACCCGATTACTTCTCCGCCACGGGTCAGCTCTGGGGCACACCCGTATACCGATGGCCTCTGCACCGGCTCACGCGTTTTCGCTGGTGGATCCGGCGGCTGCAGCGGCAGCTCAGCCTGGTGGATCTGCTGCGGCTGGATCACTTCCGTGCCCTGGAGTCCGCCTGGTGCGTACCAGGCGGTGATCACACCGCTGAGCGCGGCATCTGGCGCCCTTCGCCCGGTGCCAGCCTGCTGCGCCGCCTGAGCCGCCGCTACCGCGGCCGGCATCTCCCGCTGATCGCTGAAGACCTCGGTGTGATCACCCCCGCCGTGGAAGCCCTGCGCGATCGCTATGGGCTACCGGGCATGAAGATCCTTCAGTTCGCCTTCGACGGCGATCCCCACAATCCCTATCTGCCCGCCAACTACCGCGGCCACAACTGGTGCGTGTACACGGGTACGCACGACAACGCCACCTGCATCGGTTGGTGGCAGCAGCTCAGTGATGATCAGCGCCACCAGGTGGAGCAGTTGCTGGGGCCCGTGCAGGCGCCAGGTTGGCAGCTCTTGGAGTTGGCCATGGCCAGTGAGGCGGATTGGGCCGTGGTGCCACTCCAGGATCTGTTGCACCTGGGCGATGAGGCGCGTTTCAACACCCCTGGCACCAGTTCCGGCAATTGGCTCTGGCGCTTGAGCGGGAGTGTGGATCAGATCACCGGTCCGCTCAAGGGGTTTGGGGAGCTGGCGCAGCGCCACCAGCGTTAG
- a CDS encoding pseudouridine synthase gives MPEERLQKLIAAAGLGSRRYAETLLRAGRVSVNGRTAELGERADPERDAICIDGEPLRPAQPPLALLLNKPAGVMCSCHDPEGRPIVLDLLPPELASGQGLHPVGRLDFHSRGALLLSNNGALTLQLTHPRFQHSKTYRIWVRGQPSQTVLDRWARGVPLDGLPSQPVTLHRLDQEHDATQLQLVMHEGRNRQIRRTAELLGHPVLDLQRVAIGSIELGELPEGRWRRLDPQEWPDTHPRP, from the coding sequence ATGCCCGAAGAGCGGCTGCAGAAGCTGATCGCTGCCGCCGGTCTCGGCTCGCGCCGGTACGCGGAAACCCTGCTGCGGGCAGGGCGCGTGAGTGTGAATGGGCGCACCGCCGAGCTAGGAGAACGGGCTGATCCCGAGCGCGATGCCATCTGCATCGATGGCGAACCGCTGCGCCCGGCGCAACCGCCTCTGGCATTGCTGCTCAATAAACCGGCGGGTGTGATGTGCAGCTGCCACGACCCTGAAGGCCGGCCGATTGTTCTGGATCTGTTGCCCCCGGAATTGGCCTCGGGTCAGGGGCTACACCCGGTGGGCCGCCTCGATTTCCACAGCCGCGGGGCGCTGCTGCTCAGCAACAACGGCGCTCTCACCCTGCAGCTCACCCACCCCCGCTTCCAGCACAGCAAGACCTATCGAATCTGGGTGCGCGGCCAGCCCAGCCAAACCGTGCTCGATCGCTGGGCCCGTGGGGTGCCCCTCGACGGACTACCGAGCCAACCGGTGACCCTGCATCGCCTGGATCAAGAGCACGATGCCACCCAGCTGCAGCTGGTGATGCACGAGGGGCGCAACCGCCAGATCCGCCGCACCGCCGAGCTCCTGGGCCATCCGGTGCTCGACCTGCAGCGGGTGGCGATCGGATCGATCGAACTGGGCGAGCTACCAGAGGGTCGCTGGAGACGCCTGGATCCCCAAGAATGGCCTGACACCCACCCCCGGCCTTAA
- a CDS encoding glycoside hydrolase family 10 protein produces the protein MAAALLSLLPTAAWADSRRVGVWLTNSPSPLYYQPQRIERAVGELAQAGFNTLYPNVWSRGTTFHRSRWAPVEPALLQSGARHDPICLMTSAAHRRGMRVIPWFEYGLMEPADAAVVRQNPEWVLQKRDGTTAMSMHGKDMVWLNPAHPGVRDRFLGLIGEIVQRCKVDGIQLDDHFAWPVELGYDPYTRALYEREQGVQPPDNHTDRTWMVWRRKQLSSLLRELRATLKRSGQGSPYVSLSPGPFRFAYNHWLQDWELWALGGLIDELVVQNYAYSLKGYERDLQQPALVKASSWGIPVEIGILSGFGGRTTPMPTLSEKVRLAAERGHGVIYFYWEGLWGQYAGPEGGSTRQQALGRLHQNLFNSSMSPRR, from the coding sequence ATCGCAGCAGCGCTGCTCAGCTTGCTGCCCACAGCAGCCTGGGCGGATTCGCGCCGGGTGGGGGTGTGGCTCACCAACAGCCCCAGCCCCCTCTACTACCAGCCCCAGCGCATCGAACGGGCTGTGGGGGAACTGGCACAGGCTGGCTTCAACACCCTCTACCCGAATGTGTGGAGCCGCGGCACCACCTTTCACCGCAGCCGCTGGGCACCGGTGGAGCCGGCGCTGCTGCAATCGGGCGCCCGCCACGACCCCATCTGCCTGATGACCAGCGCGGCCCATCGCCGCGGCATGCGAGTGATTCCCTGGTTTGAGTACGGCCTGATGGAGCCGGCGGATGCAGCCGTGGTGCGCCAGAACCCGGAGTGGGTGCTGCAGAAGCGTGATGGCACCACGGCCATGAGCATGCATGGCAAAGACATGGTGTGGCTCAACCCCGCCCACCCCGGCGTGCGCGACCGCTTTCTTGGCCTGATCGGCGAGATCGTGCAGCGCTGCAAAGTGGATGGCATCCAGCTGGATGACCACTTCGCCTGGCCGGTGGAGCTGGGCTACGACCCGTATACCCGCGCTCTCTACGAGCGAGAACAGGGCGTTCAGCCCCCCGATAACCACACCGACCGCACCTGGATGGTGTGGCGGCGTAAACAGCTGAGCTCACTGCTGCGGGAGTTGCGGGCCACGCTCAAGCGCAGCGGCCAGGGCAGCCCCTATGTGAGCCTGTCACCGGGACCCTTCCGCTTTGCCTACAACCATTGGCTGCAGGACTGGGAGCTCTGGGCCCTGGGCGGGCTGATCGATGAGCTGGTGGTGCAGAACTACGCCTATTCACTCAAGGGATACGAACGCGATCTGCAGCAACCGGCGCTGGTGAAGGCCAGCAGCTGGGGGATCCCCGTGGAGATCGGCATCCTCTCGGGCTTTGGCGGGCGCACCACACCCATGCCCACCCTGAGCGAGAAGGTGCGGCTGGCCGCCGAGCGGGGCCATGGGGTGATCTATTTCTATTGGGAAGGCCTCTGGGGCCAATACGCCGGGCCCGAGGGCGGAAGCACTCGCCAACAGGCCCTGGGCCGATTGCACCAGAACCTGTTCAACAGCTCCATGTCGCCTCGGCGTTAG
- a CDS encoding RpoD/SigA family RNA polymerase sigma factor — MPSLPVIRSERDAAALAGGTDLVRSYLRDIGRVPLLTHEQEITLGRQVQELMALEEQREELRLRAGGEDPTDAQLAEAAQLTPQQLKKRLRSGQRAKERMVAANLRLVVSVAKKYTKRNMELLDLIQEGTIGLVRGVEKFDPTRGYKFSTYAYWWIRQGITRAIAEKSRTIRLPIHITETLNKLKKGQRELSQELGRTPTVTELAEFVELPEEEVKDLLCRARQPVSLETKVGDGDDTELLDLLAADGTQPEELVDGECLRSDMRDLLDQLPELQGRVLKMRYGIGIEEPMSLSSIARELEMSRDRARSLERRAHEEMRRLSQQMGAYLAA, encoded by the coding sequence ATGCCCTCGCTTCCGGTGATCCGTTCCGAGCGTGATGCTGCTGCCCTCGCCGGCGGCACCGACTTGGTGCGCTCCTACCTCCGGGATATCGGTCGGGTGCCGCTGCTCACCCATGAGCAGGAGATCACCCTCGGCCGCCAGGTGCAGGAGCTGATGGCCTTGGAGGAGCAGCGCGAAGAGCTGCGTCTGCGCGCCGGTGGCGAAGACCCCACTGATGCCCAGCTGGCTGAGGCGGCGCAGCTTACCCCGCAACAGCTCAAGAAGCGCCTGCGCTCCGGCCAGCGGGCCAAGGAGCGGATGGTGGCGGCCAACCTGCGCCTGGTGGTGAGCGTGGCGAAGAAATACACCAAGCGGAACATGGAACTCCTGGACCTGATCCAGGAGGGCACGATCGGCCTGGTGCGGGGCGTGGAGAAGTTCGACCCCACCCGCGGCTACAAGTTCTCCACTTATGCCTATTGGTGGATCCGCCAGGGCATTACGCGGGCGATCGCGGAGAAGAGCCGCACGATTCGCCTGCCGATCCACATCACTGAAACGCTGAACAAGCTCAAGAAAGGCCAGCGGGAACTGAGCCAGGAGTTGGGCCGCACCCCAACGGTGACGGAGCTGGCGGAGTTTGTGGAGCTGCCGGAGGAGGAGGTGAAGGATCTGCTCTGCCGCGCCCGTCAGCCCGTGAGCCTGGAAACCAAGGTGGGCGACGGCGACGACACCGAACTACTCGATCTGCTGGCAGCCGACGGGACCCAGCCGGAAGAGCTGGTGGATGGCGAGTGCCTTCGCAGCGACATGCGTGATCTGCTCGATCAGCTGCCGGAGCTGCAGGGCCGGGTGCTGAAAATGCGTTATGGCATCGGTATCGAAGAACCGATGAGCCTCAGCTCCATCGCCCGCGAACTGGAGATGAGCCGCGACCGGGCCCGCAGCCTCGAGCGCCGCGCCCACGAGGAGATGCGCCGGCTCTCTCAGCAGATGGGTGCTTATCTGGCGGCTTGA
- a CDS encoding LCP family protein gives MAPAQPRPQRRTRERAALRLLAAGLGLASSLALLGVIWPEGDRSASEQGPPSAADLAEAPDRAISVLLIGSDADRLSNGSTAVPANSDALLLVHVNPEGPLQLLSLPVETAVQLPGDKLPVALGTLYKRGGPALVAGAAAQLVGLPKGQPDRYVVLPRAALRDLVDGIGRVELSPDRSMRYTDKTQKYTIRLEGGLQVMDGQQVEQLLRFRDETDGEERRRDRQQMAVESVLRQMGQRTQLQQLPDLLQQLQGQVETNLTRSEALSLLAVALRPGERLEFRTLPLRPPVQPKSPLRALDAQAQRPWPN, from the coding sequence TTGGCTCCCGCCCAGCCACGCCCGCAGCGCCGCACCCGTGAACGGGCTGCCCTTCGCCTGCTGGCCGCTGGATTAGGCCTCGCTAGCAGCCTGGCGCTGCTCGGGGTGATCTGGCCGGAGGGCGATCGCAGCGCCAGCGAGCAAGGCCCCCCCAGCGCCGCCGATCTGGCCGAGGCTCCGGACCGCGCCATCAGCGTGCTCCTGATCGGCTCCGATGCCGATCGCCTCAGCAACGGCAGCACAGCGGTGCCAGCCAACAGCGATGCACTGCTGCTGGTGCACGTGAATCCGGAGGGGCCCCTGCAACTGCTCAGCCTGCCGGTCGAAACCGCCGTGCAGCTGCCGGGCGACAAGCTCCCGGTGGCACTCGGCACTCTCTACAAACGCGGCGGGCCCGCCCTCGTGGCCGGGGCAGCCGCCCAACTCGTGGGCCTGCCCAAAGGTCAGCCCGATCGCTACGTGGTGCTGCCCAGGGCCGCCCTGCGGGATCTGGTGGATGGCATCGGCCGGGTGGAGCTCTCCCCCGACCGGAGCATGCGATACACCGACAAAACGCAGAAGTACACGATTCGCCTCGAAGGAGGCCTGCAGGTGATGGATGGCCAGCAGGTGGAGCAACTGCTGCGCTTCCGCGATGAAACCGATGGGGAAGAGCGGCGCCGCGACCGCCAGCAGATGGCGGTGGAAAGCGTGTTGCGGCAGATGGGGCAGCGCACGCAGTTGCAGCAATTGCCTGATCTGCTCCAGCAGCTGCAGGGCCAGGTGGAGACCAACCTCACACGCTCCGAGGCTTTGAGCCTGCTGGCCGTCGCCCTGCGGCCCGGGGAACGGCTGGAGTTCCGCACACTGCCGCTGCGGCCGCCGGTTCAGCCCAAGAGCCCGCTCAGAGCCCTGGATGCGCAAGCTCAGCGCCCCTGGCCGAACTGA
- a CDS encoding RodZ family helix-turn-helix domain-containing protein, translating into MPRLVPRLPRLGRLLGRSAGQRAGENGAAMPQEDPLLAVGRRLRQEREARGLNLRQLALETRISTPVLEALERGWRDRLPEGAYLRTMLPLIEQHLDLPAGSLDVALPPQSPQHGPRGKGGGLLKRFTPGSIDVFSTWQGGLLYGGICLGLIYALNLQQRQLAAANLLSLNPIAPLPAAEQRKPAAPGTTLLGAFPELRPLQQASRGVGRTALNALQQAGSEQPELGVLELNLSQASTINLRSDNGQRSQLTGSKGQLVWQLEPPLELSIYPVPKATDVLWNGAALPPISKQPGQYRLPLPKPTPNAGGAAPAPQTP; encoded by the coding sequence ATGCCCAGGCTTGTCCCACGCCTGCCCCGCCTCGGCCGCCTGTTGGGCCGAAGCGCCGGCCAGCGAGCGGGGGAGAACGGGGCTGCCATGCCTCAGGAGGACCCCCTGCTGGCCGTGGGACGACGACTGCGCCAGGAGCGGGAGGCCAGGGGCCTCAATTTGCGGCAACTCGCCCTGGAAACCCGGATCAGCACGCCCGTGCTGGAAGCACTCGAACGGGGCTGGCGCGATCGTCTGCCGGAAGGGGCCTATCTGCGCACAATGCTGCCCCTGATCGAGCAGCACCTCGACCTGCCCGCGGGCAGCCTGGATGTGGCGCTGCCCCCCCAGAGCCCGCAGCACGGCCCCCGCGGCAAAGGCGGAGGCCTGCTCAAGCGCTTCACACCGGGCTCGATCGATGTGTTCAGCACCTGGCAGGGGGGCCTGCTCTACGGAGGCATCTGCCTGGGCTTGATCTACGCCCTGAACCTGCAGCAACGCCAGTTGGCCGCCGCCAACCTGCTCAGCCTCAATCCCATCGCCCCACTGCCGGCCGCCGAACAGCGCAAGCCCGCCGCCCCGGGCACTACCCTGCTGGGGGCCTTCCCTGAGCTGCGGCCCCTGCAACAGGCCAGCCGCGGAGTGGGCCGCACAGCCCTCAACGCGCTTCAGCAGGCCGGATCCGAGCAACCTGAGCTGGGGGTACTGGAGCTCAACCTCAGCCAGGCCAGCACCATCAACCTGCGCAGCGACAACGGCCAGCGCTCCCAGCTCACCGGCAGCAAAGGGCAGTTGGTGTGGCAACTCGAACCACCCCTGGAGCTCAGCATCTATCCCGTTCCGAAAGCCACGGACGTGCTCTGGAATGGCGCGGCCCTGCCTCCCATCAGCAAGCAGCCCGGCCAATACCGCCTGCCCTTGCCAAAACCAACCCCTAACGCTGGTGGCGCTGCGCCAGCTCCCCAAACCCCTTGA
- a CDS encoding Coenzyme F420 hydrogenase/dehydrogenase, beta subunit C-terminal domain, whose protein sequence is MTSAASPSGAVAPHERAKPLAKGSVYPAKDLCSQCGLCDSRWVAYVKDSCAFLNQRFDAMEAAAHGRSRDLDNEDELYFGVQQRMLTARLQQPLDGAQWTGIVSRIGVRALETGLVDAVLCVGQSEDDRFTPVPRLARTPEEVLSARVNKPTLSPNLEVLEQLPGSGIKRLLAIGVGCQIQALRAVQPTLPLDELFVLGLPCVDNVSRQGLQTFLESTVSSPDTVVHYEFMQDFRIHFRHSDGREETVPFFGLDTPKLKDVFAPSCLSCFDYTNAGADLVVGYMGATFGRQWLTVRNPKGQQLLDLVEAELDVAPVSSSGQRQAAVQQGIEAYDKAVKLPIWVANLIGFFVERFGPKGLEYGRFSIDSHFTRNAVWLRRHHPDKVEAHIPAFARRIISRYRLPD, encoded by the coding sequence TTGACTTCCGCTGCTTCCCCATCAGGTGCCGTCGCGCCCCATGAGCGGGCCAAACCGCTGGCCAAGGGCAGCGTGTATCCCGCCAAAGACCTCTGCAGCCAGTGCGGCCTCTGCGACAGCCGTTGGGTGGCCTATGTGAAGGACAGCTGCGCCTTCCTCAACCAACGCTTTGACGCGATGGAGGCAGCGGCCCATGGCCGCAGCCGCGATCTCGACAACGAAGACGAGCTCTATTTCGGTGTGCAGCAGCGGATGCTCACCGCCCGCCTGCAGCAACCGCTCGACGGCGCCCAGTGGACCGGGATCGTGAGCCGCATCGGTGTGCGCGCCCTGGAAACGGGCCTGGTGGATGCGGTGCTCTGCGTGGGCCAGAGCGAAGACGATCGCTTCACCCCCGTGCCGCGCCTGGCCCGCACCCCCGAGGAGGTGCTCAGCGCCCGGGTGAACAAGCCCACCCTCTCGCCCAACCTCGAGGTGCTCGAGCAGCTGCCCGGCAGCGGCATCAAGCGTTTGCTTGCCATTGGTGTGGGCTGCCAGATCCAGGCCCTGCGGGCCGTGCAGCCCACCCTGCCCCTCGATGAGCTGTTTGTACTCGGCCTGCCCTGCGTCGACAACGTGTCGCGCCAGGGGCTGCAGACCTTCCTGGAGAGCACGGTCAGTTCACCAGACACGGTGGTGCATTACGAGTTCATGCAGGACTTCCGCATCCACTTCCGCCACAGCGATGGCCGCGAGGAAACGGTGCCGTTCTTCGGGCTGGATACGCCCAAACTCAAGGATGTGTTTGCCCCCAGCTGCCTGAGCTGCTTCGACTACACCAATGCCGGCGCTGATCTGGTGGTGGGCTACATGGGTGCCACCTTCGGCCGCCAGTGGCTGACGGTGCGCAACCCGAAGGGTCAGCAGCTGCTTGATCTGGTGGAGGCGGAACTGGACGTGGCGCCCGTGAGCAGCAGCGGTCAGCGCCAGGCGGCGGTGCAGCAGGGCATTGAGGCCTACGACAAAGCCGTGAAGCTGCCGATCTGGGTTGCCAATCTGATCGGGTTCTTCGTGGAGCGCTTCGGGCCCAAGGGGCTGGAATACGGCCGCTTCTCGATCGATTCCCACTTCACCCGCAATGCGGTGTGGCTGCGGCGCCATCACCCTGACAAGGTGGAAGCACACATCCCGGCCTTTGCCCGCCGGATTATTAGCCGCTACCGGCTTCCGGATTGA
- a CDS encoding ribose-phosphate pyrophosphokinase produces MTSFLTAERVDQAHVAHDTRRLRLFSGTANQALAREIGAYLGVPDGPRVIKRFADGELYIQIQESIRGCDVFLIQPTCAPVNDHLMELLVMVDACKRASARQITAVIPYYGYARADRKTAGRESITAKLVANLLTVSGVDRVLAMDLHSAQIQGYFDIPCDHIYGSPVLVDYLAGRDFGDVVVVSPDVGGVARARAFAKQMNDAPLAIIDKRRSGHNVAESLTVIGDVAGKTAILIDDMIDTGGTICAGARLLRENGATRVLACATHPVFSGPAIERLSAPGLFEEVIVTNSIPLPDDRRFPQLQVLSVANMLGEAIWRIHDESSVSSMFR; encoded by the coding sequence GTGACCAGTTTCCTGACCGCAGAACGGGTCGATCAGGCGCACGTGGCCCATGACACTCGCCGGCTGCGGCTGTTCAGTGGCACCGCCAATCAGGCCCTGGCCCGGGAGATCGGCGCCTACCTGGGGGTTCCCGACGGCCCCCGCGTGATCAAACGCTTTGCCGACGGCGAGCTCTACATCCAGATCCAGGAATCCATCCGCGGCTGCGATGTGTTTCTGATCCAGCCCACCTGCGCTCCGGTGAACGATCACCTGATGGAGCTGCTGGTGATGGTGGATGCCTGCAAGCGAGCTTCAGCGCGCCAGATCACCGCGGTGATCCCCTACTACGGCTACGCCCGCGCCGACCGCAAAACCGCCGGCCGCGAATCGATCACCGCCAAGTTGGTGGCCAATCTGCTCACGGTTTCGGGCGTGGATCGGGTGCTGGCCATGGACCTGCATTCCGCCCAAATCCAGGGTTATTTCGACATTCCCTGCGACCACATCTACGGCTCACCGGTCCTGGTGGATTACCTCGCCGGCCGCGACTTCGGCGATGTGGTGGTGGTCTCGCCCGATGTGGGCGGTGTGGCACGGGCGCGGGCCTTTGCCAAGCAGATGAACGATGCGCCCCTGGCGATCATCGACAAGCGCCGCTCCGGCCACAACGTGGCCGAGAGCCTCACCGTGATCGGCGACGTGGCGGGCAAGACAGCGATCCTGATCGACGACATGATCGACACCGGCGGCACCATCTGCGCCGGCGCAAGGCTGCTGCGCGAGAACGGCGCCACCCGTGTGCTCGCCTGCGCCACCCATCCGGTGTTCTCCGGCCCCGCCATCGAACGGCTCTCGGCTCCAGGGCTGTTTGAGGAAGTGATCGTGACGAACTCGATTCCTCTGCCCGACGATCGCCGCTTCCCGCAGCTGCAGGTGTTGTCGGTGGCCAACATGCTGGGCGAGGCGATCTGGCGCATCCACGACGAGAGCTCCGTGAGCTCGATGTTCCGTTGA